The Lycium barbarum isolate Lr01 chromosome 9, ASM1917538v2, whole genome shotgun sequence genome has a segment encoding these proteins:
- the LOC132609846 gene encoding uncharacterized protein LOC132609846 — MVGLSVGEKNFIKGGIAQDLRNDGRKRLTHRPIYVETGVIPQANGSARVKLGATDVIASVKAELGRPSASHPDQGKVSIFVECSPTAEPSFEGRGGEELSADLSTALERCLLGGKSGAGAGIDPASLSIKEGKVCWDLYVDCLVISSDGNLLDALGAAIKAALSNTGIPRVQVREAASSDEQADVDVSDEEFLQFDTSGVPVIVTLTKVGRHYIVDANSEEESLMSSAVSISVNRQGIICGLTKRGGAGLDPSVILDMISVAKHVSDQLINKLDSEIEAAEKANEEEA; from the exons ATGGTAGGGCTATCTGTTGGAGAAAAGAACTTTATTAAGGGTGGTATTGCTCAGGATCTGCGCAATGATGGTAGAAAACGGCTAACTCATCGACCTATATATGTTGAAACAGGTGTTATTCCTCAG GCAAATGGATCTGCAAGAGTCAAGTTGGGTGCAACTGATGTTATTGCCAGTGTCAAG GCAGAACTTGGAAGACCAAGTGCATCTCATCCGGACCAAGGAAAGGTTTCGATTTTCGTAGAGTGCAGTCCCACTGCAGAGCCATCATTTGAG GGCAGAGGAGGTGAGGAATTGTCTGCAGATCTCTCGACAGCACTTGAGCGGTGTCTTTTGGGCGGTAAAAGTGGAGCAG GGGCTGGAATCGATCCAGCATCTCTCTCGATCAAAGAAGGAAAAGTATGCTGGGATCTGTATGTCGATTGCCTTGTCATTAGCTCTGACGGAAATCTACTGGACGCGCTAGGTGCTGCCATCAAG GCAGCACTGAGCAATACAGGTATTCCAAGAGTTCAGGTTCGTGAAGCTGCTTCATCCGATGAGCAGGCAGATGTGGATGTTAGTGATGAAGAGTTTCTGCAATTTGACACCAGTGGAGTACCTGTCATAGTTACTTTGACAAAG GTTGGGAGGCACTACATTGTCGATGCAAATTCAGAAGAGGAATCCCTAATGAGCTCAGCTGTTTCTATTTCTGTTAATAGACAAGGAATAATATGTGGGTTGACCAAACGAGGAGGTGCAGGGTTAGACCCTAGCGTCATACTTGACATGATATCCGTTGCAAAACATGTAAGCGACCAGCTAATAAACAAACTTGATTCGGAGATCGAAGCTGCTGAAAAAGCAAATGAAGAGGAAGCATGA